The Sphingomonas donggukensis genomic interval AAGCCGACGTCGCCGACGACCAGCCGGTCCATCGGCTTGCCGGCGGACAGGTCGGCCAGCACTTCCTCGATCGCGCGGGCCTGATCCTCGGTCTCTTCGTACGGGAAGCGATCGACGAAGCTGGCGAATCCCGAATCGTCGGGTTCGGCGATATCGGCGGGGCGCAGCGCGCGGGCGGCGGCGGTGGCGATCAAGTCGCCCGCGATTTCGCGGATGCGCTCCTTCATCTTCGCCTTGCGGCGCTGCCATGCCTCGCCACCGAGACGATCGAGCGTAGCGCCTTCCTCGCCCGCGCCATAGCGGGTCAGGACTTCGAGATTTTCGACCGGCACGTAGAGTTTGTCGCCGCCGGCATAGCTCAGCGCGACGCAGTCGTGAGGGGCGCGCTGCACCGGCACCTGGGTCAGCCCCTCGTAACGGCCGATGCCGTGGTCGACGTGCACGACCAGATCGCCCGGCGACAGCGTGGCGAGTTCGGCGAGGAAGGCGTCGGCAGACTTGCGGCGCTTGGCACGGCGCACCAGCCGGTCGCCCAGCATGTCCTGTTCGGTCAGCACCGCGACGTCCGGCGCAGTGAAACCGTGGTCGAGCGGCAGCACGGCAAGCGCGACGCCGCCATCGCCCTGCGCGAGCGCCTGTTGCCATGTTTCCGCTTCACGCAGGCCGGTCAGGCCGTGATCCTCGAGCAGGCCCTTCAACCGATCGCGCGAGCCCGCCGAATAGCTGGCCAGGATCGCCTTGCGCCCATCCTTCTTCACCCGCTTCAGGTGATCGACGACGGCCTCGTATACATTGGCGCCGCCGCTGCGCTCGGGACCGAAATCGCGCGGGCCGTCGACGCCGAAGTCGAGCACGGTCGCGCTCTCGGGCTCGTGGAACGGCGTCGCGACATGGGCAGGGGCGTCGGCGAGGTGCTGCGCCCATTCGCCGGCGGTCAGGTACAGCGCGTTGGCGGGAAGGGGGCGGTAGCTGCCCGGCTCGGACCCGGCTGCGCGCATGCGGTTGGCGTGGTAATCTGTCACCGCCTCGAACCGCGCCTCCGCCGCCGCCGCGACCGCAGTGTCGCGGACGACGACCATGTCGGCGGGCAGGTGATCGAACAGCGTTTCCAGCCGCTCCTCGAACAGCGGCAGCCAATGCTCCATGCCCGCGAGCCGCCGGCCCTCGCTGACCGCCTGGTACAGGGGGTCGCCGGTCGCGGTCGCGCCGAACGTCTCGCGATAGCGTGCGCGGAACCGCTTGATGCTCTCCTCGTCGAGCAGGGCTTCCGAGGCGGGGAGCAGGGTGAAGCCCTTGACGCTGCCGGTCGTGCGCTGGTCGCCGGGGTCGAAAGTGCGAACCGTCTCGATTTCGTCGCCGAAGAAGTCGAGCCGCAGCCCGGCTTCCGCGCCCGAGGGGAACAGGTCGACCAGGCCGCCGCGCACCGCGAATTCGCCGGCATCGGCGACGCTTTCGGTGCGGACATAGCCGTTGGCCTGGAGAAGCGCGGAGAGCTTGTCGCGCGAGATACGCTCGCCCGGCGCCAGCGTCGCGACGAGGTTGCGGATGCGAAACGGCGTCAGCGTGCGCTGCGCGGCGGCGTTGGCGGTGGTGACGAGCAGGCGCGGCGCTTTCGTCGGCTGCTGCAACCGGTGGAGCGCGGCCAGCCGCTCGGCCATTACACGCAGCGTCGGCGAGGCGCGGTCGTAGGGCAGGCAGTCCCACGCGGGGTAAGCGACGACCTCCAGTTCGGGCGCAAAGAACGGTGCGGTCGCCTGGATGCTGCGCATGGCGGCTTCGTCGGGCGCGATGAAGAGGGCGCCACCGGGGGCAGCGCGCGCGATGTCGGCGAGCAGGACTGGCTGGAACCCGGTCGCGACGCCGGAGAGCGTGAGAGGTTTCGTCTCGGAGAGGATGGTCTTGAGGTCGGGCATGAGGTTCTTCGTCTTAGCCCTCTCCCCGGTGGGGAGAGGGTTGGGAGAGGGGTGTTCCGCGGGCGTTGGTCTCGGTGAGACACCTTCCCCTCTCTCAACCCTCTCTCCAAGGGAAGAGGGCTAAGGACGGGCCTTCCGCAATCACGGTCGCGGTACGAAATCCAGCTTCGTCATCGCCTCCAGCATGGGTCCCAGCCAACGCGCGGGCACGGCTTGCGTGCCCATCGCCCAAGCCATGATGTCGACGTCCTGTTCCTCCAGGAACTCCTCGAACCACGCGATCTCCGCGTCGCTCCAAGTCGCCGCGCGGGCATCGACATAGCCGCCGATCATCAGGTCGGCTTCCTTGGTGCCGCGGTGCCACGCGCGGAAGCGCAGGCGTTTCAGGCGGGTTTCGCGATCCATCGTCGTCCACGCGGAATTGGCCGACGGCGCTTGGGAAGCGCGTCGGCTGGGGTTAGAGGGGCGAGATAGCCATGCGACCCGACATCCTCAACCCGCTGTTCGCCGAAGTCACGTCGCTGAAGGGCGTGGGGCCGGGCCTTGCAAAGCCACTGGAGCGGTTGGCGCTGCGCCGCGTCGTGGATGTCGCCTTCCATTTGCCGACCGGCTGGATCGATCGCCTGCCGCGCGACGAGCTCGACATGGCCGATGTCGGGCAGACGATCGCGATCACCCTGACGCCTGTGTCGTACCGCATGGGCGGCAGCCCGCGCAGCCCGTCGCGGGTGCAGGCGGTCGATGAAAAGGGTAACCACGTGACGCTCGCCTTTTTCGGCGGGGCGAGCGGCTGGGTGAAGAAGCTGCTGCCGCTGAACGAGCCGCGCCGCGTGTCGGGCAAGCTGGAGCAGTACGGCCAGGAATTGCAGATCGTCCACCCGGACTATGCCCTTCCGCTCGATGAGGCGCCCGAGGGCGGGGGCCGCGACGCGATCTATCCGATGTCGGAGGGGATCACCTCGAAACGCATCGCCGCGCTCGCCGCACAGGCGATCGAGCGCGCGCCCGACCTGCCCGAATGGATCGAGCCGAGCCTGAAGGCCAAGCACGACTGGCCCGACTGGAAGGCGGCACTCACGGCGATCCACGCCGATCCGTCCGATACGAAGGCGCGCGCGCGTCTGGCCTATGACGAGGTGTTCGCCAATCAGCTCGCGCTGCTGCTGGTGCGCGGCGAGGCGCGGAGCAAGCGCGGCGTGCCGCTGGCCGGCGACGGGCGGCTGCGCGACTCGCTGAAGCTGCCCTATGCCCCGACCGGCGCGCAGTCGCGCACGGTGGGCGAGATCGAGGGCGACATGGCGCAAGGCCAGCCGATGCTGCGGCTGCTGCAGGGCGATGTCGGGTCGGGCAAGACCTTGGTCGCGCTGATGGCCTTGCTGATCGCGGTGGAGGCGGGCGCGCAAGGGGCTTTGCTGGCGCCGACCGAAATCCTCGCGCGCCAGCATTACGAAACGCTGTCGCGCCAGCTGTCCGGCCTGCCCGTGCGCGTCGCGATCCTGACCGGGCGGGACAAGGGGCGGGTGCGCGAATCGACGCTGATGGGGGTCGCGTCGGGCGAGATCGACATATTGATCGGGACGCACGCGATCTTTCAGGAGGCCGTCGCCTACAAGCGGCTGGGGCTGGTGGTGGTCGACGAACAGCACCGCTTCGGCGTCGCTCAGCGGATGATGCTGCAGGCGAAGGCGCAGCGTCCGCCGCACCTGCTGGTGATGACCGCGACGCCGATCCCGCGCACTCTGACGCTGGCGCAATATGGCGAGATGGACGTCAGCCGCCTGGACGAGATGCCGCCCGGCCGCGAGCCGATCGAGACGCGGGTGATTTCCGAGGACCGGATGGACGAGGTGGTGGACGGCCTCGCTCGCCATTTGTCGGGCGGGGGGCAGGCCTATTGGGTGTGCCCGCTGGTCGAGGAAAGCGAGAAGAGCGATCTCGCCGCCGCCGAGGCGCGGGCGGCGACGCTGGCGCAGCGGTTCGGCGACCGCGTCGCGCTGGTCCACGGTCGGATGAAGGGGCCGGACAAGGACGCGGTGATGGCGCGCTTCTCGCGTGGCGACGCGGGCGTCTTGGTCGCGACGACGGTGATCGAGGTCGGCGTGGACGTGCCCAACGCGACGCTGATCGTGATCGAGCACGCTGATCGTTTCGGCTTGGCCCAGCTCCACCAGCTGCGCGGACGCGTAGGGCGGGGAGGGGGTCGGTCGGTGTGCCTGCTGCTGCGCGGGGGAACGCTCAGCGAAACGTCGCGCGCGCGGCTGGCGCTGATGCGCGAGAGCAATGACGGATTTCGCATCGCCGAGGAGGATCTGCGCCTGCGCGGCAGCGGCGAGCTACTCGGCACGCGCCAGTCGGGCGAGATGGTGTTCCGGCTGGCGACGCCGGACGTGATCGCGAGCCTGCTGCCAGAGGCGAACAGCGACGCGCGGTTGTTGGTGGACCGTGACGGCGGATTGCGTGGCGAGCGCGGGCAGGCGGCGCGGACGGCGCTGTACCTGTTCGAACGCGATGCGGCGGTCGGGCTGTTGCGGTCGGGCTGAGCCCGCACCGCGCAGCGTCAGCCGTGGCTGCGTCCGGCCATCAGCGCCCGGATCGCCAGGTCGCGCGCTTTCGTCCGCGGCAGGCCCAGCGCCTTCGCCATCGGCCCGCCGAGCAGCGCGTCGCCGAGTGCCATCAGCACCAGTTGCAGCGTTTCCTCATGGATCGGCAGGTCCTTGGAATCATGGCTCTCGACCAGCTCGTCGACCAAATCGTGGATCGCATTCAGGATTGGGTCGAGCGCATCTTCGTTGCCTGACAGGATCATCCAGCTCGCCAGCGCCCCGGCGCCGCCCTGGTCGAAGGCGTCGAAGGTCAGCTCGACCACTTCGCGCGGATCTTGGTCGCCGGCGCGGGCGCGCAGCACCGCTTCGCCGATGCGCCCGACGATGCGGTCGGCCATGCTGGCGATCAGCGCACGCTGGAGACCCGCTGCCGACCCGAAATGGTGGAGCAGATTGGCGTGCGTCCGCCCGATCCGTGCCGCCACCGCCTTCAGCGTCACCGCCTGCGGCCCGTCCTCGACCAGCAGCGCGCGCGCGGCATCCAGCGCGGCATCGCGCGACTCGGCGGGGCTCAGGCGTCTGCGCAGCGTTATTGACATAAATGTAAGTAGTGACTATTCATTGCTCCGTATCTGGAGGAAAACATTGCCCGACGCAAAGACTCCCGCCGATCTGACGATCACCCCGCGCGACGTCCGCTTCGGGCGGGGCGGGCGCTATCGCCGTTGGTGGCTGAACGACGATCCCGTCGCGACCGCGTTCTACAACGCGCTGTCGGTGACGTTTCCGAAGGGCGAGGGGTTCTTCATCGATTCGGTGCGCAAGTTTCGCGACGGCACCCCGCCGCGCCTGGCCGGAGAGATTGCGGCCTTCACGAAGCAGGAAGTGATCCACACTCGGGAGCATGTCGCTTTCAACCGCCATGTCACCGACCAAGGCTATGATACGTCGCGACTGGAATCGCGGGTCGATCGCGAGATCGCGTTGACGAAGGGGCGCCCGCCGATCGCCAGCCTGGCGGCGACGATGTGCCTCGAACATTTCACCGCGATGCTGGCGCACCAGCTGGTCGCGAACCCCGCGCATCTGGAGGGCGGCGATGCGGAAGCGGTCGCGTTGTGGCGGTGGCATCCGATCGAGGAGATCGAGCACAAGGGCGTCGCCTATGACACCTGGCGGCACGCGACGCGCGACTGGCCGCGGTTCCGGCGCTGGTGGGTGAAGTCGTTCGTGATGGTGATGACCACATCCAAGTTTTTCCGCGGGCGCACGGTCGGCATGCTCGACCTTCTCGCGCAGGATGGGCTGACCGGCGCGGGGGTGAAGTGGCGGCTGTTTCGCTATGCGTTCGGGCGGCCGGGCATGGCGCGCAAGATCCTGGGCGCGTGGATCGCGTTTTTCCTGCCGGGCTTCCACCCGTGGAACTACGACGACCGCGCGTTGATCGGCCTGGTCGATAGCGACTTCGCTGCCGCGCGTCTGGCGGCGTGAGCCGAACCCGAAGGGCCGGTCACGCCGCCATGCGCGGGATGTCGCTGTCGTCGCCGTCCAGCGCCAGCGTGTAGCTGGCACTCGGCACGCTCACGCCGCGCGCGCGGCTTTCGCGCGGAGCGATGTGGCCGGTCGGCGCGAAGCCCAGCTTGCGCAGCACCCGGCCCGACGCCGGATTGTCGAGGTGATGGTGCGCGCCCAGCCGCCGGTGCCCGAGCGCATATCGCGCGATCCCCAGCATCGCCCGGCCCGCCTCGGTCGCATAGCCGCGGCCCCAGGCGTCGGGGGTCAGCCAATAGCCGATTTCTGGCACGCTATCGATGTGGTGAACCCCGACGCAGCCGATCAGCCGGGGCGCGACGCCCATGTCGTGCGCGAAGATCAGGCATGCCGCTTCGCCCGCGGCATGCGGCATCGACAGGAACGCCTCGGCATCGGCGAGGCCGTAGGGCCAGGGCAGGCGCGCGAGCTTCATCGCCACGCTTTCATGCGCGACCGCGCGCGCCAGCTCGGGCGCATCCTCGATCCAGCCGGGCCGGAGCGTCAGCCGCGGGGTTCTTGCGAACATGTCCACTCTCCTCGTCGTTGCGGGTCCGCTGCCACAGGATCGTGACGGCTCGGCGACACCGCAGTTGGGGGAGGGAGCAAGAAAAAAGGGAGCCGGGGCGACCCGTCTCCCTTGTACCGGTTCCGTCGTGGAACCCCGGGTCGCCCTGGTGGGCAACCCGGTCGGTCGCCCGTTATTCGGCCGCTTCGGCCATCATCTCTACGGTGACGAACTTTCGGCCCAGCTTGCCATCCTTGAACAGGACGCGGCCGTCGGTCAGCGCGAACAGGGTATGATCCTTGCCCATGCCGACGCCGGCGCCCGGGTACACGCGGGTACCGCGCTGGCGCACGATAATGTTGCCCGCGATCACGGCTTCGCCACCGAAC includes:
- the mfd gene encoding transcription-repair coupling factor, with the protein product MPDLKTILSETKPLTLSGVATGFQPVLLADIARAAPGGALFIAPDEAAMRSIQATAPFFAPELEVVAYPAWDCLPYDRASPTLRVMAERLAALHRLQQPTKAPRLLVTTANAAAQRTLTPFRIRNLVATLAPGERISRDKLSALLQANGYVRTESVADAGEFAVRGGLVDLFPSGAEAGLRLDFFGDEIETVRTFDPGDQRTTGSVKGFTLLPASEALLDEESIKRFRARYRETFGATATGDPLYQAVSEGRRLAGMEHWLPLFEERLETLFDHLPADMVVVRDTAVAAAAEARFEAVTDYHANRMRAAGSEPGSYRPLPANALYLTAGEWAQHLADAPAHVATPFHEPESATVLDFGVDGPRDFGPERSGGANVYEAVVDHLKRVKKDGRKAILASYSAGSRDRLKGLLEDHGLTGLREAETWQQALAQGDGGVALAVLPLDHGFTAPDVAVLTEQDMLGDRLVRRAKRRKSADAFLAELATLSPGDLVVHVDHGIGRYEGLTQVPVQRAPHDCVALSYAGGDKLYVPVENLEVLTRYGAGEEGATLDRLGGEAWQRRKAKMKERIREIAGDLIATAAARALRPADIAEPDDSGFASFVDRFPYEETEDQARAIEEVLADLSAGKPMDRLVVGDVGFGKTEVALRAAFVAAMAGLQVAIVCPTTLLARQHFNNFAARFEGFPIRVGRLSRLVPAAEAKATKEGIADGQVDVVIGTHALLAKGIGFKRLGLVVVDEEQRFGVTHKERLKALKSDVHVLTLTATPIPRTLQMAMSGLRELSVIQTPPVDRLAVRTYVMPWDPVVVREALLREHYRGGQSFFVTPRVADLPDVEEFLREQVPEVRYVVAHGQMAPTEVEERMSAFYDKKFEVLVSTTIIESGIDIASANTMIINRADRFGLAQLYQLRGRVGRSKTRAYAYLTTPPERMMTAAADKRLKVLSDLESLGAGFQLASHDLDIRGAGNMLGDEQSGHIKEVGYELYQSMLEEAILEARAGGKLERATGFSPQITVDAPILIPEDYVPDLDLRMGLYRRLNDIDDKGGLEAFAAEMIDRFGKLPQPTDNLLKLMEIKLNAKSACIAKLDVGPKGALVAFHENNFPNIDGLLAYVGKLGEVAKLRPDHKLVINRAWADPLARLHGALQLSRGLAKAAG
- a CDS encoding succinate dehydrogenase assembly factor 2; this translates as MDRETRLKRLRFRAWHRGTKEADLMIGGYVDARAATWSDAEIAWFEEFLEEQDVDIMAWAMGTQAVPARWLGPMLEAMTKLDFVPRP
- the recG gene encoding ATP-dependent DNA helicase RecG, whose protein sequence is MRPDILNPLFAEVTSLKGVGPGLAKPLERLALRRVVDVAFHLPTGWIDRLPRDELDMADVGQTIAITLTPVSYRMGGSPRSPSRVQAVDEKGNHVTLAFFGGASGWVKKLLPLNEPRRVSGKLEQYGQELQIVHPDYALPLDEAPEGGGRDAIYPMSEGITSKRIAALAAQAIERAPDLPEWIEPSLKAKHDWPDWKAALTAIHADPSDTKARARLAYDEVFANQLALLLVRGEARSKRGVPLAGDGRLRDSLKLPYAPTGAQSRTVGEIEGDMAQGQPMLRLLQGDVGSGKTLVALMALLIAVEAGAQGALLAPTEILARQHYETLSRQLSGLPVRVAILTGRDKGRVRESTLMGVASGEIDILIGTHAIFQEAVAYKRLGLVVVDEQHRFGVAQRMMLQAKAQRPPHLLVMTATPIPRTLTLAQYGEMDVSRLDEMPPGREPIETRVISEDRMDEVVDGLARHLSGGGQAYWVCPLVEESEKSDLAAAEARAATLAQRFGDRVALVHGRMKGPDKDAVMARFSRGDAGVLVATTVIEVGVDVPNATLIVIEHADRFGLAQLHQLRGRVGRGGGRSVCLLLRGGTLSETSRARLALMRESNDGFRIAEEDLRLRGSGELLGTRQSGEMVFRLATPDVIASLLPEANSDARLLVDRDGGLRGERGQAARTALYLFERDAAVGLLRSG
- a CDS encoding TetR/AcrR family transcriptional regulator; the protein is MSITLRRRLSPAESRDAALDAARALLVEDGPQAVTLKAVAARIGRTHANLLHHFGSAAGLQRALIASMADRIVGRIGEAVLRARAGDQDPREVVELTFDAFDQGGAGALASWMILSGNEDALDPILNAIHDLVDELVESHDSKDLPIHEETLQLVLMALGDALLGGPMAKALGLPRTKARDLAIRALMAGRSHG
- a CDS encoding metal-dependent hydrolase, which codes for MPDAKTPADLTITPRDVRFGRGGRYRRWWLNDDPVATAFYNALSVTFPKGEGFFIDSVRKFRDGTPPRLAGEIAAFTKQEVIHTREHVAFNRHVTDQGYDTSRLESRVDREIALTKGRPPIASLAATMCLEHFTAMLAHQLVANPAHLEGGDAEAVALWRWHPIEEIEHKGVAYDTWRHATRDWPRFRRWWVKSFVMVMTTSKFFRGRTVGMLDLLAQDGLTGAGVKWRLFRYAFGRPGMARKILGAWIAFFLPGFHPWNYDDRALIGLVDSDFAAARLAA
- a CDS encoding GNAT family N-acetyltransferase; its protein translation is MFARTPRLTLRPGWIEDAPELARAVAHESVAMKLARLPWPYGLADAEAFLSMPHAAGEAACLIFAHDMGVAPRLIGCVGVHHIDSVPEIGYWLTPDAWGRGYATEAGRAMLGIARYALGHRRLGAHHHLDNPASGRVLRKLGFAPTGHIAPRESRARGVSVPSASYTLALDGDDSDIPRMAA
- the rpmA gene encoding 50S ribosomal protein L27 — protein: MAHKKAGGSSRNGRDSAGRRLGVKKFGGEAVIAGNIIVRQRGTRVYPGAGVGMGKDHTLFALTDGRVLFKDGKLGRKFVTVEMMAEAAE